A single window of Myripristis murdjan chromosome 21, fMyrMur1.1, whole genome shotgun sequence DNA harbors:
- the LOC115380399 gene encoding C-X-C chemokine receptor type 2-like, protein MTDPNTSSFFLGDFGSIYDELNFTYNYTEFIVDPETQPCDHMSISDTASAVVCAFYVLIFVLAIPGNLIVGLVIGLTKQPLPPSDLYLLHLALADILLAITLPFWATSVTMGWVFGDFICKIVSILQELSFYSSILFLTCISVDRYLVIVRAMEARKANRRQVSWGVCAAVWLAGGLLSLPGLLNSSFTSSNTKQAVCAEDYDPTSADEWRLATRCLRHTLGFVIPLVIMVSCYGVTIQRLLHTRDGFQRQRAMRVIVIVVFAFLLCWTPYHLTVMADTFFRTEIVPYECPARSAVDQAMFVTQSLGLLHSCVNPVLYAFVGEKFRRRLLQVLRKTGVLERASVTRSSRSSQSSEITSTFM, encoded by the exons ATGACCG ATCCAAACACCTCCTCATTTTTCTTAGGTGACTTTGGCAGCATTTACGATGAGCTCAACTTCACTTATAATTACACAGAGTTTATTGTAGACCCAGAAACGCAGCCCTGTGACCACATGTCCATCTCAGACACAGCATCAGCTGTCGTCTGTGCGTTTTATGTCCTCATCTTTGTGTTGGCGATCCCTGGAAACCTTATAGTGGGGTTGGTGATTGGCCTTACCAAGCAGCCACTGCCACCCTCTGACCTCTACCTCCTCCACCTGGCATTGGCCGACATCTTGCTTGCAATTACCCTCCCTTTCTGGGCCACCTCTGTTACTATGGGCTGGGTGTTTGGAGATTTCATTTGTAAAATAGTCAGCATCCTCCAAGAGCTTAGCTTCTACTCAAGCATTCTCTTTCTGACTTGCATCAGTGTGGACCGTTACCTTGTGATTGTGCGAGCTATGGAGGCTCGTAAGGCTAACCGACGTCAAGTCAGCTGGGGAGTTTGTGCCGCTGTTTGGCTCGCTGGAGGACTTCTGTCCCTGCCGGGGCTGTTAAATTCATCCTTCACCTCTAGCAACACCAAACAGGCAGTGTGTGCTGAAGACTATGATCCAACCAGCGCTGATGAGTGGCGCCTGGCTACCAGATGTCTTCGCCACACCTTGGGTTTCGTGATCCCCTTGGTCATCATGGTGTCCTGTTATGGAGTGACCATCCAGCGCCTGCTCCACACCCGTGATGGCTTCCAGCGGCAGCGAGCCATGAGAGTCATTGTGATCGTGGTCTTCGCCTTCCTGCTTTGTTGGACGCCGTACCACCTCACAGTGATGGCAGATACATTTTTCAGAACGGAGATTGTGCCGTATGAATGCCCAGCGAGGAGCGCAGTGGATCAGGCCATGTTCGTCACCCAGAGTCTGGGTCTGCTTCACAGCTGTGTCAACCCGGTGTTGTACGCTTTTGTGGGAGAAAAATTCAGGAGGAGGTTACTGCAGGTGTTGAGGAAGACGGGCGTCCTCGAGAGAGCATCAGTGACAAGATCCAGCAGGTCCTCGCAGTCATCGGAAATCACGTCCACTTTCATGTGA